The stretch of DNA GACAAAGCGAATAAAAGAAGCAAATAGCTGTTTAGTAATGCAGGATGGCCACCAAGAAATGTCAGGATGAATGGGGTGTGATAGAGGAGGAACAATGCAGCAAAAGTATAAAGCGTCAGGTTTCGGGGAAAGGGTTTCATTTTCAGCCATCTGGATTTCAGCAAACGCGGCAGGTGGTGAAGCAGTTGCTCCGGAATGCCTAACAGGAGAAGAGGCGGGACGATGAAGTACAGGATGCTCATTTGAATCATATGTAAACTGAATGAGACATGGCTGATGATGGCGAAAGGGCTAACGACGACTAGCAGCAGTAGCAGACAGCCTGTGAAAAAGCAGAAGGGTTGCAGGAGAATCGTTTTCCCTTTGGCGTATCGATGGACGGCGAACAAGTATAGGGCAGCAATGCCAAGTAGCGTAAGAAGCAACGGCCCATTCCATGTCAACTGCTTCATAAGAACGAATTCCAAGCCTGGCAACAGATTCTCGCCTCCCTTCCTACTAAAGAGCTACCCTATTGTATATGATAATGAAGAGTGGCTGCAATCAGCATTTCTTACAAGACTTGCATTGGGATTTATCTGCCCCACAGGATTTGCATTTTGCCATTCGATCACTCCTTCGCACGGATATATTCAACTTTACTCACGAGCCCCCGAAAATATGCAAAGGTCCACAGTCACCCAAACAATTCGGAAACGATTCAGAATAGTGTCCGAATTGTAAAGGGGACTGTCACCTTATTACATATCCAACCAGACGGTTTTCTCCTCATGTGGCGTGCGTGCCGGAGTTTTTAGCTTGGCGAGTGATTCGGGATCCGGGTAGCCGATGAACAAGTTGCCGATGATTTGTTTATTTTCCGGCGAGCCGATGAATCGGTGAAGCCGTCCGTCATGCACGAGGCCGACCCCGCGCGTCCGCCAAACAAACCCAAGGCCGAGGTCATGT from Bacillus sp. OxB-1 encodes:
- a CDS encoding cytochrome c oxidase assembly protein, with product MPGLEFVLMKQLTWNGPLLLTLLGIAALYLFAVHRYAKGKTILLQPFCFFTGCLLLLLVVVSPFAIISHVSFSLHMIQMSILYFIVPPLLLLGIPEQLLHHLPRLLKSRWLKMKPFPRNLTLYTFAALFLLYHTPFILTFLGGHPALLNSYLLLLFALSFGMWHPIASPDPLLRLCTCKMKQYAFRSGLTITPACLLFIGAAFLQNTANPLLMQLTAHICIPSSSGAPTIPSLVSLKYDQLLAGILMMLLHKFSLIMVLRLERKISAPFYAEVEKEAGRCL